In the Populus trichocarpa isolate Nisqually-1 chromosome 1, P.trichocarpa_v4.1, whole genome shotgun sequence genome, GCCACTTATTATTATTGCACAGGGATGCTGCTATAGCTATGCTTGCAGGTCAGATAGCTGATGGTTTTGCTACTGTATTTGCTGGAGAACTGGTATCTATGCCTAACTCTCtttattagcaaaaaaaaaatgtttgtctAAGGAGGGTTTTGATTTTTGGAATTTGAATTTGACAGATGAATGCTCTGCTCTATATCTGAAATTTTGTCTTCTAAATTGTcgaatgattttaatttttggataATTCTTGGTCATCCTTTCTGGGagtaatttttgtttgcttgcttGATAGATAGACAGGTTTGGACATTTCAAAGTATGGCATGGTGCAGGATCTATCTTGGTTGCAATCTcattttcttcagtttttggCGGTTGCTTGCCATGCAAAATCTTGGCTTCCTGTTCGTCCGTAGTAGAAACTGTTTCATACAGCACGTCTGCTGCAATCTTCAATGTGGGTTGGGCTGCCACCCAAGTTTCACACATGTAATGATCTCTGTAGTCTAGTTCTGCTAGTTACAATGTGCTTTCACTATTATTCATTCTTCAAAGCAGAACATAAgccaataattttaattttttcctgatttttccACTGCTTGATAGAAAAGCCGAAGCAGTGTCCAATTGTTTGTTTAGagataaacaaagaaaaacaataatctCTCATAGAATCCATGGAAGAGTTACAGATATGGTGTAATTTTATCTGTTATAAAGCTGCAGCTTATGCACTATCAACTTCAATTTCTCCTTTTGTTATAGGTCGATGGTGAATTGCATTTCATTGAATTCATCAAGCAGGGTGGTAATGACAAGCTGTCGGAATGCTTTTACAATGGTCATCTTCTCTCTAAATTTTGAATTAGTGCTTTATTTCTTTCAGTACTTATTAATGCAGAAGAATTGGAGGTgatgttcattttcttttgttgatttaatCTCCAAATGTTTATAGGTTGCAAACCTCAGTCTTTATGCTGTCGCACTAGTAGTATTCAGTTCCATTAAAGCAACAACTCATGCGGATATTGAAAATCAGGTATGAGATTGCTCTATGTTGATTTTGTTCTAAGAGCTTGTTTTGGGTCCTGTCTTTACATTTGCCTCAAATGTGCAGTACCGCTGGATTGCGTATACATCAATTTTTATTGGATGCTGCTTTGTGGGAATATTTCATCTTGGCACTAAAGAGCCAAGGTACTGCCAATCGTCTTGATCTTTTTTGCAGTTCTTAGATGGTGTTTTGGTAGTTGCTAATGTTGAATAGTGTAGCACAGTGGCAGTGAATGACTCTGATGAATACTGATCACTTGTCGATATACATGCTTTTACTTTCAAGGTGTAATACTGAAGAAACATGTCAACCCTTTTTCCATTTAAATCATAATATGGATGCCActttggtattttaattttgtacaCTGCACTCATGGTTCTCAAGCATAATGTgagggctcgaacttgagattTCTTGGGGTGGGAGGGACATGAGTACCAGTAGCTGCTAGTTAGTTATAGTAATAGAATTACCCTTTTATTGCAGGTTAAAGATATGCGTACATGGAACTAGTAATGCAAGGATATCATGGGCATACTGGTTCAAGAAAGTTTTATACTATCAAGTTGGTCTTGTCTATATGCTTACCAGACTTGTACAAAATGTTTCACAGGTCAGAACACATTTCCTTTGTCTCACTTGGCACTTGTTTCATTTAATCTCAAgttatatatatgcatgtaaGTATTCAAGATACTTAACTTTCTCTGCTTAAAATATGTGGGAAGCCAAAGTTCACCATGGCCGGATCCGTTCTTTTTTAAACGACAAATTGCACCGTGTCAATAAATTTCCTGGAGTAATTGTCCTTTTAAGTCCATAAAGAACATGGGAAGAATTTTGCAAGAAATtggcattcatttttttttgttgctgatATTTTATGAGCATAACTATGTGTGTGCAAGCTATCTGTCATTTTGAGAGAAATAGGCATTCATTATAAGTAGGTTTTACACCCAAATGGCTTCATTTTCTTCAGGTATATCTTGCATTCTATGTTATGGATGATTTGCAGATGGCCAAGTCAGCTAAAGCTTTGGTAGGTTCCCAGACATTGTCACCATCAATTTTATCAGTCTTAGATGCATTGACTTTGGGAAATGAATAAACTAATAAGATGCCTGATTGATGGAAGTAGGTTCCTGCAATGATCTATATGAGCAGCTTCTTTGTATCTGTCATTATGCAGGTGATCCTCACATACCTTGTTTGAAATCCTTATGTTACTTCTGCATGTTCTTTTCTTCCATTGATAATCAAGTTTCAAGCATTCATATTCTAGGAAATGTCATGGACTGGCCAACGCCTGAAAGCCTACTATTCTGCTGGTGGCATTCTCTGGGTATTCTGTGGGGCAGGCATCCTCTTTTTACCTAGAAACATGAGTGCTTTCATGTACGTCATATCAGTACTTATTGGGATAGCAAATGCTCTAATGACGGTATGATATATGATTTTGCACTTTAGACTATACTTCATGTCATGGAATTATGTGGTTTAGTCTCCAATCTTAGTTATTCTTTAGTTTCACAAGTCCTAGTGGCTTTCTGCTTCCCCATGAGTGTAAATGTGTTTCTTGTATTCAAAAGGAAATAATACGAAAGAAAATTTACATATGCGCTTGATTTGTATGATGGACTCTCTCAGTCCCGTGACAAAGATTGGCCAAATTCACATACAAAGCTTCCAGTTTTAACTGTCATTGACAGTTGGtagtcttgatcttagtttATTAAACATGGTCTTAGCTTCTTAGACACCGcaatagaaatgaaaattgtAGATTGTtggtgaaaagaaaaggaagaattaTTACATGGAACACCAGTACAATGGAAAGAAATATATGGACCTTGAGATTGTCATTTTGGGATTCCAAGGCTGGTTTCACCTGCCATCATGATAtcctatttttaaaatcttgtattttagttttatttattattgttatgaatTTGTTACTGCCTTAAAATTTAGTGAATGACTTAAATTTGCTGctcctgttgttgttgttgctgggttttttctttttatttctttacccAAATATGAATAACAGGTAACTGGAGTAAGCATGCAAAGTATTCTAGTTGGTTCAGATCTAAATGGCTGTGCATTTGTTTATGGATCTTTGAGTTTCCTAGACAAGATTTCATGTGGGCTTGCTGTCTTTGCCCTTCAGTCTTTTCAGAGTAAGTCTTCTCCAATTGCAAGGCCTTTTCTGATCTCTTCTCTGCACAAAaagtagagaaaaaataaagctgGTTGCGGTGTTTGCATGGAAATGTGGTTAGTAGACTATATTTCTATTTAAGAGTAACTTTATGCCAAAGATGGAAGATTGCAGATATACctttttaacattttgtttctATATGCTGCATCTGAACATGAAACCCCAACGGTGGTTTAGGGTTGAATGTGTTTTACAATGCCCTGGAATAACCATCACAAGTAGATGATTCTTACCACTACCGCCATGAGTTAATTTGGAAGATACAAAACCACAAATTTAAAGCGAGGATGATATAATCCCATTTCATAATCATTCAGCACTCACATTTTACTTACAAAGCCCTTCAGTTGGTTCATGGCCTGAATCTTCTTAACACCATCCACACTCTTTTACGCAGGCTCCTCACCGAAAACAGAGGAAGCCCTTTCTACAGATTATTTTTCAGTCACAAGATATGGCTTGGGTCTACTTCCAGCTGTTTGTTCACTTGCTGGGGTGGCTATTACATACACTATGAAACTCCAGACACAGGATTCAAAATCCTTGATGGAACCGCTGCTGGAATGATTTACCAAAGCTCCCAATTTGTACAAAAAGCCTTGACTCGCTCACCTCATTGCTGCCATTTGACTACCAATCTGAATGCTAGAGTGCCGAAGGCCAAGCGATTCCAAGCAGCTAGAAGATTGTTGGATTGCAGATATACTTGTACGTACCAAGTTGGgggatcttttgtttttttttttcttactcccTTTTGGGATGTAATCATTGATATTTCATTTATGCTCACaagatgttttttaatagaattttcatattataattCTTACATTGTTTCGCACAATGTTGTCAAACAGTTGTATTAAATCTCACGAAATTAAAGTCTAATTCAAGTTAGGGCATTCACTTTGTGTCCCTGTGTGTTAGGAAACCTTGAGCTGAGTTATTGTCATGTTTAGAGGCAGTAAACCCTGTGCATGGATTCTGCCAAAATAACCTTGTGTGAGTACAGttgaatcatgtttttaaaaaattctaaatttatttttgatttaaattaaatttttggaatgcttttaaattattttgatgtgatgaatcaaaaataaattttaaaaaataaaaaatttatttaaataatttttatcaaaaataatttttggaatGTCAAAATAACCTCTTGTAGAGCTATGAAGGAGTGCAGttgaatcatgtttttaaaaaattctaattttttttttaaattaattttttgggatgcttttaaattatttattttggtgtgatgaattaaaaataaattttaaaaaataaaaaaattattttaatatattttcaaacgaaaaacattttaaaaaataattttacagcAAAATAAAGCCCtgcatcataataaaaaaaatcaattatttgtttatcaataaacaaataaactaaataacaaaataggAAAACTTACTAAATCTTAATgcaatatagaaaataaaatcctaatttatttttattttataaaatttattattattaataagcTTTTTGCCTAGTGATCGCGAGCTGTTTGTACTTGCAAAGACGATTAAAGATGATATCAATGATTATAATTAGCATCATAAACTAAGTTTAAATTtgtctttcaaaataaaaggattaaagaTATGAGACATTCATTGGGTTAAAAGGTACTTTAATGCTCACAGTAATATAATTGAGAAATGATAAACATCATGAACCTAAATACCAAAACGCAAGATAAATCTTCTTTTAAAGTCGTTTTACCTTTTTTTCCTACTTTGTAGTTTTGTTAAGTGGTATCCATTGCCCATTTCTTCTCACAAATTAAATTTCTAGTTTTCGAATAATTTAAAGACTTTTGAAGTTCAATAtttcaagttaatattttttatgagttttaagGTTAGAAGTTGAGTGGATTGATTTGCAAGTTAATGATTtagcttattttaaaaaaaaaattaaaataatattatttttataaaaaaaattaattcaaaataaaatttgattcaaaCCAGTTTCAAATTAACATGTCATCAAGATTTTATAACAATacataaaacaagaaatataaagcaaaaaacTCTAAAGGATATAGCTCAACTAGTCAGGTCTTAAGTTTGCTCtctagagatcaccagttcgagtcccacaaacctcagaGTCAC is a window encoding:
- the LOC18095009 gene encoding uncharacterized protein LOC18095009 isoform X1; translated protein: MRNDVENDDDDDSYPKPVGRRCVFYYGVGHMLNDITAACWFTYLLLFLTEIGLSPRDAAIAMLAGQIADGFATVFAGELIDRFGHFKVWHGAGSILVAISFSSVFGGCLPCKILASCSSVVETVSYSTSAAIFNVGWAATQVSHMSMVNCISLNSSSRVVMTSCRNAFTMVANLSLYAVALVVFSSIKATTHADIENQYRWIAYTSIFIGCCFVGIFHLGTKEPRLKICVHGTSNARISWAYWFKKVLYYQVGLVYMLTRLVQNVSQVYLAFYVMDDLQMAKSAKALVPAMIYMSSFFVSVIMQEMSWTGQRLKAYYSAGGILWVFCGAGILFLPRNMSAFMYVISVLIGIANALMTVTGVSMQSILVGSDLNGCAFVYGSLSFLDKISCGLAVFALQSFQSSSPKTEEALSTDYFSVTRYGLGLLPAVCSLAGVAITYTMKLQTQDSKSLMEPLLE
- the LOC18095009 gene encoding uncharacterized protein LOC18095009 isoform X2, whose protein sequence is MRNDVENDDDDDSYPKPVGRRCVFYYGVGHMLNDITAACWFTYLLLFLTEIGLSPRDAAIAMLAGQIADGFATVFAGELIDRFGHFKVWHGAGSILVAISFSSVFGGCLPCKILASCSSVVETVSYSTSAAIFNVGWAATQVSHMSMVNCISLNSSSRVVMTSCRNAFTMVANLSLYAVALVVFSSIKATTHADIENQYRWIAYTSIFIGCCFVGIFHLGTKEPRLKICVHGTSNARISWAYWFKKVLYYQVGLVYMLTRLVQNVSQEMSWTGQRLKAYYSAGGILWVFCGAGILFLPRNMSAFMYVISVLIGIANALMTVTGVSMQSILVGSDLNGCAFVYGSLSFLDKISCGLAVFALQSFQSSSPKTEEALSTDYFSVTRYGLGLLPAVCSLAGVAITYTMKLQTQDSKSLMEPLLE